AAAAGGCGCGCTTTACCTCGGGCAGTACCTCGCGAAAATACCCCATGCCGACCTTGGTTTCATGCTCGCCGGAGACCAGCAGCACCGAGTCATAGCCCATGGCCTTGATAGCGGCCATTTCGCGGGCAAGTTCTGTGTTATCAAGTGTCTTACGTTTAATGCGGTTACTCATTGAAAAACCACAGTAATCACACTCGTTTGCACACAGGTTCGATACATAAAGCGGCAGGTACATACCCACACTGGCACCAAAGCGCTTACGGGTAAGTTGCATGCTCTTTTGTGCCATCTGCTCAATGTAGGGCTCGGCCGCAGGAGACAAGAGCGCGAGCAGTGCATTCAGGTTACCCGCAGGTGCCCGTAGCGCCGCCTCCACATCAAGTGCTGTGGCCGAGTAGAGCTTAAGCCTCAAACTGTCGGGGTTGAGGCGCGCAAATGCGTCAGAGAAATACCCTTCGCTCATAGCACCTTACCCAACTCGTCCATAGGTACCAAGCCCGTGTCTACTGGTTCTGAGTGTAAAAAACCGGTCAGGGGGCTGGTTTCGTGGGCATGCAGGCTCTTGCTGCCAAGTCCGGCCAAATAGGCTTCACGGCCAATTTGCACCGCCAGCGCAAAGGCTCTGGCCATTCGCACAGGATCGGTGCTCGAGGCTATGGCGGTATTCACCAGCACCGCATCTGCGCCAAGCTCCATCGCCTCACAGGCGTGGGACGGCGCGCCAATACCCGCGTCCACCACCACAGGTATATTGGCCTGCTCAATGATGATTTTCAAAAACTCACGGCTGACAAGGCCCTGATTGGAGCCGATGGGGCTGCCAAGGGGCATTACCGCCGCGCAGCCAATCTCTTCAAGACGACGGCACAGCACTGGGTCGGCATGCACATATGGCAGTACCTTAAAACCCTGGCTCACCAGCTCTTTGGCGGCGGCAAAGGTTTCCATGGGATCTGGCATCAGGTACTTGGGATCCGGGTGGATCTCAAGCTTTAGCCACGTTGTGCCCAGCATCTCCCGGGCAAGGTTAGCGGCGAATATCGCCTCTTTGGCATTGCGGGCACCGGAGGTATTGGGCAACAGCCGCACACCGCGCTCCAACAGCGGCGCCAGAATATCATCGCTGCCGGCGTTAAAGTCCACCCGCTTCATGGCGAGGGTAACCAGCTCGCTGCCGCTGGCAGCAATGGCCTCCTGCATCTGCTTACCCGAAGCAAACTTGCCGGTGCCGGTAAACAGCCTTGAACTAAATTCCGTGTCTGCAATCTTCAGCATCTCAGCCTCCTGCCACTGCTGCAAAAAATTCAACGGCATCATTGTGTTTAAGATGAATATGTTCCC
The window above is part of the Shewanella litorisediminis genome. Proteins encoded here:
- a CDS encoding thiazole synthase, which produces MLKIADTEFSSRLFTGTGKFASGKQMQEAIAASGSELVTLAMKRVDFNAGSDDILAPLLERGVRLLPNTSGARNAKEAIFAANLAREMLGTTWLKLEIHPDPKYLMPDPMETFAAAKELVSQGFKVLPYVHADPVLCRRLEEIGCAAVMPLGSPIGSNQGLVSREFLKIIIEQANIPVVVDAGIGAPSHACEAMELGADAVLVNTAIASSTDPVRMARAFALAVQIGREAYLAGLGSKSLHAHETSPLTGFLHSEPVDTGLVPMDELGKVL